In one Shinella sp. PSBB067 genomic region, the following are encoded:
- a CDS encoding LysR family transcriptional regulator has product MEIKWLEDFVTLADTSSFSRAAELRNVTQPAFSRRIKQLEGWLGATLISRATMPAELTPAGRNFLPVAQEAIRTFYAAREALRPSNEPGLIRFAALHTLTVTFFPRWLQALEREGGAFSTSLIPDRGGIEANLDALIGDEADFFLTYAHPEVPFHLDRGQFASLNVAQDRLVPLVATEIVLSGTPQPARNILDRAVAQPRLAVPYLSYGFNSFFGVALSRLMLRRPPFRRRTTHENTISAGLMNMAVTGAGVCWLPESLAREEIEVGRLVPASADEGWNLDLDIRLYRHAAPRNRKVEDLWRTAQQALERA; this is encoded by the coding sequence ATGGAGATCAAGTGGCTTGAGGATTTCGTGACGCTTGCCGACACGTCGAGCTTTTCGCGCGCGGCGGAATTGCGCAATGTCACGCAGCCCGCCTTCAGCAGGCGCATCAAGCAGCTGGAAGGCTGGCTCGGCGCCACGCTGATCAGCCGCGCCACCATGCCCGCGGAACTGACACCGGCCGGGCGCAACTTCCTGCCCGTCGCGCAGGAGGCGATCCGCACCTTCTATGCGGCGCGCGAAGCGCTTCGCCCGTCGAACGAACCCGGCCTCATCCGCTTCGCCGCGCTGCATACGCTGACCGTCACCTTCTTTCCGCGCTGGCTGCAGGCGCTGGAAAGGGAAGGCGGTGCCTTCAGCACCTCGCTCATTCCCGACCGCGGCGGCATCGAGGCCAATCTCGACGCGCTCATCGGCGACGAGGCGGATTTCTTCCTGACCTATGCCCATCCCGAAGTGCCGTTCCACCTCGATCGCGGGCAGTTCGCCTCGCTGAACGTCGCGCAGGACCGGCTGGTCCCGCTCGTGGCGACGGAGATCGTGCTGTCCGGCACGCCGCAGCCGGCGCGCAACATCCTCGACCGGGCCGTCGCGCAGCCGCGGCTTGCCGTTCCCTATCTCAGCTACGGCTTCAATTCGTTCTTCGGCGTCGCGCTCTCGCGCCTCATGCTGCGCCGCCCGCCTTTCCGCCGCCGCACGACGCATGAGAACACGATCAGCGCCGGCCTGATGAACATGGCCGTGACGGGGGCCGGCGTGTGCTGGCTGCCGGAAAGCCTTGCGCGCGAGGAAATCGAGGTCGGCCGCCTCGTGCCCGCCTCGGCGGACGAGGGCTGGAACCTCGACCTCGACATCCGCCTCTATCGCCACGCCGCGCCGCGCAACCGCAAGGTCGAGGATCTGTGGCGCACGGCGCAGCAGGCGCTGGAACGTGCCTGA
- a CDS encoding hydantoinase/oxoprolinase N-terminal domain-containing protein: MLRIGVDVGGTNTDAALLRGTEVLATVKSSTTADVTSGVSAAIRTVLTEAGVTAASVDAVMIGTTHFLNAVVEGRHLEKVGVLRLCGASTRSLPPMIDWPDTLRLVVDGGAALVGGGVNYDGSEIAPLDGPAIREACRDWRARGIAAVAICSVFALVDPRMENEAAEIVAEEMPDAAISLSHRVGRTGLLPRESATILNASLHTLGRETVGAFRAAFSALGLDCPLYLTQNDGTLMTADFAERYPVFTIASGPTNSMRGAAFLTGLSDAAVIDIGGTTTDIGMLVAGFPRTRSEGAMIGGVPTNFRVPDVYSFGLGGGSIVRPGDAPTVGPDSVGFRLPEKALCFGGDTLTATDIAVAAGLVDLGERDRLSRITPDFAQRMLAQMKASIETVLDRMKPSAEPIPAILVGGGSVLVDGLLEGTSVSLKPDHFGSANAIGAAIAQVSGEVDSVVSLEGTTREKALESVVAEARARAVEAGAAAETVTLAEIEETPLAYLPGNAVRIAAKVIGELRA, encoded by the coding sequence ATGCTGCGCATTGGGGTGGATGTGGGCGGAACCAACACGGATGCGGCGCTGCTGCGCGGCACCGAGGTTCTGGCGACGGTGAAGTCCTCGACCACGGCGGACGTGACCTCGGGCGTGAGCGCGGCCATCCGCACGGTGCTCACCGAGGCGGGCGTCACCGCCGCCTCGGTCGATGCCGTCATGATCGGCACTACGCACTTCCTCAATGCCGTCGTGGAAGGCCGGCACCTGGAAAAGGTCGGCGTGCTGCGCCTTTGCGGCGCCTCCACCCGGTCCCTGCCGCCGATGATCGACTGGCCGGACACGCTCCGCCTCGTCGTCGACGGCGGCGCGGCGCTGGTCGGCGGCGGCGTCAACTATGACGGCTCGGAGATCGCCCCGCTCGACGGTCCGGCGATCCGCGAGGCCTGCCGCGACTGGCGCGCGCGCGGCATCGCCGCCGTCGCGATCTGCTCCGTCTTCGCGCTGGTCGATCCACGCATGGAAAACGAGGCGGCCGAGATCGTCGCCGAGGAAATGCCGGACGCGGCGATCAGCCTGTCGCACCGCGTCGGCCGCACGGGCCTCCTGCCGCGCGAGAGCGCCACTATCCTCAATGCCAGCCTCCACACGCTCGGCCGCGAGACGGTCGGCGCCTTCCGCGCGGCATTTTCCGCGCTCGGCCTCGACTGCCCGCTCTATCTGACACAGAACGACGGAACGCTGATGACGGCGGACTTCGCCGAGCGCTACCCGGTCTTCACCATCGCCTCCGGCCCGACCAATTCCATGCGGGGCGCGGCCTTCCTCACCGGGCTTTCCGACGCCGCGGTGATCGACATCGGCGGCACCACCACCGATATCGGCATGCTGGTCGCCGGCTTCCCGCGCACCCGCAGCGAGGGCGCGATGATCGGCGGCGTGCCGACCAATTTCCGCGTGCCCGACGTCTATTCCTTCGGCCTCGGCGGCGGCAGCATCGTGCGGCCCGGCGACGCGCCGACGGTCGGCCCGGACTCGGTCGGCTTCCGCCTGCCGGAAAAGGCGCTCTGCTTCGGCGGCGATACCCTGACGGCGACCGACATCGCGGTGGCCGCCGGCCTCGTCGATCTCGGCGAGCGCGACCGCCTGTCCCGGATCACGCCCGATTTCGCCCAGCGCATGCTGGCGCAGATGAAGGCCAGCATCGAGACGGTGCTCGACCGCATGAAGCCGAGCGCGGAGCCGATCCCGGCCATCCTCGTCGGCGGCGGCTCGGTGCTCGTCGACGGGCTGCTGGAAGGCACCTCCGTCTCGCTGAAGCCGGATCACTTCGGCTCGGCCAATGCCATCGGCGCGGCCATCGCGCAGGTCTCCGGCGAAGTCGACAGCGTGGTCTCGCTGGAAGGCACGACACGCGAGAAGGCGCTCGAAAGCGTGGTGGCCGAGGCGCGCGCCCGCGCGGTCGAGGCGGGCGCGGCGGCCGAGACGGTGACGCTCGCCGAAATCGAGGAGACGCCGCTGGCCTACCTGCCCGGCAATGCCGTGCGCATCGCGGCGAAAGTCATTGGAGAACTCAGGGCATGA
- a CDS encoding ABC transporter permease produces the protein MELLRYILRRMILSAFVVVGVTFLVFIVAQVVPSDPAALYAGPRPTAEQIEKARQELNLDAPLPARFATFASAMASGDFGVSYKSRRLIAEDLRAYLPATLELAVFSTGLALLIGIPLGVAAAARQGRWPDRLGSLGSIAAVAMPTFFLAMLLQLVFAQWLGILPLSGRLSREIAISAPLQMVTGFNLIDAIIAGRADVFGNALAHLILPALTLASYPAGVAMRLTRSAMIEILERRHVVAARALGLSEPRILFGHALPNAMGPALTVIGLSFAYALTGAVLVEIIFAWPGLGRYVSEAILAKDFPVIAAVTMVVTICYVVMNLIIDIAQALVDPRVALS, from the coding sequence ATGGAACTTCTCCGCTACATCCTGCGCCGCATGATCCTCTCCGCCTTCGTGGTGGTGGGGGTGACCTTTCTGGTCTTCATCGTGGCGCAGGTGGTTCCCTCGGACCCCGCAGCGCTCTATGCCGGCCCGCGCCCGACGGCCGAGCAGATCGAGAAGGCGCGTCAGGAACTCAATCTCGACGCGCCGCTCCCGGCGCGCTTCGCGACCTTCGCCTCGGCCATGGCCTCCGGCGATTTCGGCGTCTCCTACAAGTCGCGCCGGCTGATCGCGGAGGACCTTCGGGCCTATCTTCCAGCGACGCTGGAGCTTGCGGTCTTCTCCACCGGCCTTGCCCTTCTCATCGGCATTCCGCTCGGGGTCGCCGCCGCAGCGCGGCAGGGCCGGTGGCCTGACCGGCTCGGCAGCCTCGGATCCATCGCGGCCGTCGCCATGCCGACCTTCTTCCTGGCGATGCTGCTGCAGCTCGTCTTCGCGCAATGGCTCGGCATCCTGCCGCTCTCCGGGCGCCTGTCGCGCGAGATCGCCATTTCCGCGCCGTTGCAGATGGTGACCGGCTTCAACCTCATCGATGCGATCATCGCCGGCCGCGCCGACGTCTTCGGCAATGCGCTGGCGCATCTCATCCTGCCGGCCCTGACGCTCGCCTCCTATCCGGCCGGCGTCGCCATGCGGCTGACGCGCTCGGCGATGATCGAGATCCTCGAGCGCCGTCACGTCGTCGCCGCCCGCGCGCTCGGCCTTTCCGAGCCGCGCATCCTCTTCGGCCACGCGCTGCCGAACGCCATGGGGCCGGCGCTGACCGTGATCGGCCTCTCCTTCGCCTATGCGCTGACCGGGGCGGTGCTGGTCGAGATCATCTTCGCCTGGCCGGGCCTCGGCCGCTATGTCTCCGAGGCGATCCTTGCCAAGGACTTCCCGGTCATCGCCGCCGTCACCATGGTGGTGACGATCTGCTATGTCGTGATGAACCTCATCATCGACATCGCCCAGGCCCTGGTTGATCCGCGGGTGGCGCTCTCATGA
- a CDS encoding D-amino-acid transaminase, whose protein sequence is MGRIVYVHGQFVPEEEARIGLFDRGFLFGDAIYEVTAVIDGRMIDNDLHLARLERSVGELAIPLPLPLEEIAAVQAELMARNGLRDGTIYLHVSRGEADRDFLYSDALAPRLVGFTQAKVLTGTKGQREGISVDLAEDPRWQRRDIKTAMLLGQVMAKQAARARGFDDVWLVEGGLVTEGASATAHVITADGRILTRAASQATLPGCTQRALARLCATEGLTIEERAFSPEEAQAAAEAFQTSASSLVMPVVCIGGRTVGDGRPGPMTRKLQALYLEAAGVPV, encoded by the coding sequence ATGGGCAGGATCGTTTACGTCCACGGTCAATTCGTGCCGGAGGAGGAGGCCCGCATCGGGCTTTTCGACCGCGGCTTCCTGTTCGGCGATGCGATCTACGAGGTGACGGCCGTCATCGACGGCCGGATGATCGACAACGACCTTCATCTTGCCCGCCTGGAACGCTCGGTGGGGGAGCTCGCCATTCCGCTGCCGCTGCCGCTGGAGGAGATCGCAGCGGTGCAGGCGGAGCTGATGGCCCGCAATGGCCTGCGGGACGGCACGATCTACCTGCATGTCTCGCGCGGCGAGGCGGACCGCGACTTCCTCTATTCGGATGCGCTCGCGCCGCGGCTCGTCGGCTTCACGCAGGCAAAGGTGCTGACCGGCACCAAGGGCCAGCGGGAGGGCATTTCCGTCGATCTGGCGGAGGACCCGCGCTGGCAGCGGCGGGACATCAAGACCGCCATGCTGCTCGGCCAGGTCATGGCCAAGCAGGCCGCGCGCGCCCGGGGCTTCGACGACGTATGGCTGGTGGAGGGCGGGCTGGTGACGGAAGGCGCCTCCGCGACGGCCCATGTCATCACCGCCGACGGGCGCATCCTCACCCGCGCCGCCTCGCAGGCGACGCTGCCGGGCTGCACCCAGCGCGCCCTTGCCCGGCTCTGCGCCACCGAGGGGCTCACCATCGAAGAGCGCGCCTTTTCGCCGGAAGAGGCGCAGGCCGCCGCCGAAGCCTTCCAGACCTCGGCCTCCAGCCTCGTCATGCCCGTCGTGTGCATCGGCGGGCGCACGGTCGGCGATGGCAGGCCCGGCCCGATGACGCGAAAACTCCAGGCCCTCTATCTGGAAGCGGCCGGCGTTCCGGTCTAG
- a CDS encoding Lrp/AsnC family transcriptional regulator — translation MSQRYIVDDLDREIIRYLSEDGRLSAAEIASRIGSVSERTIRNRIAGLLQGKMIVIGAIPDPVALGRDVQVELLIEVEAGKLEEVAIQLAEYEEIGYLAATSGTANLSASLFVADHAALLEFIDQELGKLPGVKRVTSSVVLRLYKVFGTRTTAISRGSDLGGKKKG, via the coding sequence ATGAGCCAGCGCTACATCGTCGACGATCTGGACCGCGAGATCATCCGCTATCTCTCCGAGGACGGCCGTCTTTCGGCGGCGGAAATCGCCAGCCGGATCGGCAGCGTCTCCGAGCGCACGATCCGCAACCGCATCGCCGGCCTCCTCCAGGGCAAGATGATCGTGATCGGCGCCATTCCCGATCCCGTGGCGCTCGGGCGCGACGTGCAGGTCGAGCTCCTGATCGAGGTCGAGGCGGGCAAGCTGGAGGAGGTCGCCATCCAGCTCGCCGAATACGAGGAGATCGGCTACCTCGCCGCCACCAGCGGCACGGCCAATCTCAGCGCCTCGCTCTTCGTCGCCGACCATGCGGCGCTTCTCGAATTCATCGACCAGGAGCTGGGCAAGCTGCCCGGCGTCAAGCGCGTGACGAGCTCGGTCGTCCTGCGGCTCTACAAGGTATTCGGCACGAGGACGACCGCGATCAGCCGCGGCTCGGACCTCGGCGGCAAGAAGAAAGGATAA
- a CDS encoding M55 family metallopeptidase, translating to MKVFISADIEGTAGIAHWNEADRTHPDWTEFRALMTAEVVAACEGARAAGATEVVIKDAHDSGRNLILDRLPDYARIVRGWSGHPDEMMFGIDETFAAALYTGYHSKAGTEVNPLAHTSNLRISRLLLNGEVASEFTFNALCAAGYGVPSVFLSGDVGMCAEARAMVPGLAAVETLDGRGKASTSISPAWSRRLIREGVAAALSGDFAQALPAKADHYEVVIEFGTPTEAYRAGWYPGAKAHGPRAVAFEHRDFSEILRALLFLKV from the coding sequence ATGAAAGTCTTCATTTCCGCAGATATCGAAGGCACCGCCGGCATCGCCCACTGGAATGAGGCCGACCGCACGCACCCTGATTGGACCGAGTTCCGCGCGCTGATGACCGCCGAGGTGGTCGCCGCCTGTGAGGGGGCGCGGGCCGCGGGCGCGACGGAAGTGGTGATCAAGGACGCCCATGACAGCGGCCGCAACCTGATCCTCGACCGCCTGCCGGATTATGCCCGCATCGTGCGCGGCTGGTCCGGCCATCCCGACGAGATGATGTTCGGCATCGACGAGACCTTCGCGGCGGCGCTCTATACCGGCTACCATTCCAAGGCGGGCACGGAGGTCAATCCGCTCGCCCATACGTCCAACCTCCGCATCTCGCGGCTGCTGCTCAACGGCGAGGTCGCCTCGGAATTCACCTTCAATGCGCTCTGTGCCGCCGGCTACGGCGTGCCGTCCGTCTTCCTTTCGGGCGATGTCGGCATGTGCGCGGAGGCGCGGGCCATGGTGCCCGGCCTTGCCGCGGTCGAGACGCTGGACGGCAGGGGCAAGGCTTCGACATCGATCTCGCCCGCCTGGTCGCGCCGCCTGATCCGTGAAGGCGTGGCGGCGGCGCTCTCCGGCGACTTCGCGCAGGCGCTTCCGGCGAAGGCCGATCACTATGAGGTGGTGATCGAGTTCGGAACGCCGACGGAGGCCTATCGCGCCGGCTGGTATCCGGGCGCCAAGGCGCACGGCCCCCGCGCCGTCGCCTTCGAGCACAGGGATTTTTCCGAGATCCTGCGCGCGCTGCTCTTCCTGAAAGTCTGA
- a CDS encoding ABC transporter substrate-binding protein: MNRRNFLKTTALAALAATATRWNLAMAQGTGSIFTLACPTSFPDLDPATSFSNDGAVLANVYEGLARYIPATDTAEAKIEPLLATGWEVSDDGLAWTFTLRDGVKFHDGSPLTSEAVKGSIERTKKIGGGASFIWGPVTAIETPEPLKVVFKLSEPQPLDLIASAGFAAWIHAPSSLDKDNAWFNAGNDAGTGPFRISRYEPGQRAVLERVEGYWGEVPEGAFQTVAFEIVEDATLAQNMIESGQADWTYSLPYENLEALKSNPDLNVVVNPSFETLFGLYNVKRAPLDKVKVRQALSLAFPYDDVIAAGTSGFGTRAKGVVPAGIWGHDADAPVPKTDLEAAKALLAEEDIEPGLELTMTYSTSQALEAVAGELWKANLETLGITLTLQPMAWEAQWQLGKSNPEAAQDIFVMFWWPTFVTPYDFLFNLFHSEEKPNFNLGYYSNADVDAKIDEAAKLSGTDRARAEALFIEAQRKIIEDAAAVFMLDQPNVHVIRADVKGYVDNPAYGHVNFVNELSR, from the coding sequence ATGAATCGCCGTAATTTCCTGAAGACGACCGCTCTCGCCGCCCTTGCCGCCACCGCCACACGCTGGAACCTTGCCATGGCGCAGGGCACCGGCAGCATCTTTACCCTCGCCTGCCCGACCAGCTTCCCGGACCTCGACCCCGCGACCTCGTTCTCCAACGACGGCGCGGTGCTCGCCAATGTCTATGAGGGCCTTGCCCGCTACATCCCGGCGACCGATACGGCTGAGGCGAAGATCGAGCCGCTGCTCGCGACCGGCTGGGAGGTCAGCGACGACGGCCTTGCCTGGACCTTCACCCTGCGCGACGGCGTTAAGTTCCACGACGGCAGCCCGCTCACCTCCGAGGCCGTCAAGGGCTCCATCGAGCGCACCAAGAAGATCGGCGGCGGTGCCTCCTTCATCTGGGGACCGGTGACGGCCATCGAAACGCCGGAGCCGCTGAAGGTCGTCTTCAAGCTCTCCGAGCCGCAGCCGCTCGACCTTATCGCCTCGGCCGGCTTTGCCGCCTGGATCCATGCGCCGTCTTCACTCGACAAGGACAATGCCTGGTTCAACGCCGGCAACGATGCCGGCACCGGCCCGTTCAGGATCTCGCGCTACGAGCCCGGCCAGCGCGCGGTGCTGGAGCGCGTGGAAGGCTATTGGGGCGAGGTGCCCGAAGGCGCCTTCCAGACGGTCGCCTTCGAGATCGTCGAGGATGCGACGCTCGCCCAGAACATGATCGAGAGCGGCCAGGCCGACTGGACCTACAGCCTGCCCTATGAGAACCTGGAGGCGCTGAAGTCCAACCCGGACCTCAACGTCGTCGTCAACCCGTCCTTCGAGACGCTGTTCGGCCTCTACAACGTCAAGCGTGCGCCGCTCGACAAGGTGAAGGTGCGCCAGGCCCTGTCGCTGGCCTTCCCCTATGACGACGTGATTGCCGCCGGCACCAGCGGCTTCGGCACGCGCGCCAAGGGCGTCGTTCCGGCCGGCATCTGGGGCCACGACGCGGACGCGCCGGTTCCGAAGACCGACCTCGAGGCCGCCAAGGCGCTGCTGGCCGAGGAAGACATCGAGCCGGGCCTCGAACTCACCATGACCTATTCCACCTCGCAGGCGCTCGAAGCCGTCGCCGGCGAGCTCTGGAAGGCCAATCTGGAAACCCTCGGCATCACGCTGACGCTGCAGCCGATGGCCTGGGAGGCCCAGTGGCAGCTCGGCAAGTCGAACCCGGAAGCCGCGCAGGACATCTTCGTCATGTTCTGGTGGCCGACCTTCGTCACGCCCTACGACTTCCTCTTCAACCTGTTCCACAGCGAGGAGAAGCCCAACTTCAACCTCGGCTACTATTCGAACGCCGATGTGGATGCCAAGATCGACGAGGCGGCCAAGCTCTCCGGCACCGACCGCGCCCGCGCGGAAGCCCTGTTCATCGAGGCGCAGCGCAAGATCATCGAGGATGCGGCGGCCGTGTTCATGCTGGACCAGCCCAACGTCCACGTTATCCGCGCGGACGTGAAGGGCTATGTCGACAACCCGGCCTACGGGCATGTCAACTTCGTCAACGAACTGAGCCGGTAA
- a CDS encoding P1 family peptidase, whose product MKTAREWGLMPEGRLEPGPGNAITDVAGVAVGHRSLRGDGCFTGVTAIVPHAGDPFRLKPRAAVEVINGFGKSAGLMQVAELGTIETPILLTNTFGVAACTEALIRRAITANPAIGRKTSTVNALVCECNDGSINDIQALAVAPADADAALDAAKPGPVDQGAVGAGSGMTAFGFKAGIGTASRLMRIGKRDFTLGTLVLANFGAAGDLVLPDGRRPDPRAPVNPERGSVIVVMATDLPLGDRQLQRVARRGGAGLARLGAFWGHGSGDVVLCFTTADPVEHDPAKAFSTQERLADDHIDIAFRAAAETVQEAVLNALCMAPATPARNGRLYPSLADWLKENPLS is encoded by the coding sequence ATGAAGACGGCACGGGAATGGGGCTTGATGCCCGAAGGCAGGCTGGAGCCTGGACCGGGCAACGCCATCACGGACGTCGCCGGCGTTGCCGTCGGCCATCGCTCGCTGCGCGGCGATGGGTGCTTCACCGGCGTCACGGCCATCGTTCCCCATGCCGGCGACCCGTTCCGCCTGAAGCCGCGGGCGGCGGTCGAGGTCATCAACGGCTTCGGCAAGTCGGCCGGCCTGATGCAGGTGGCCGAGCTTGGCACCATCGAGACGCCGATCCTGCTCACCAACACCTTCGGCGTCGCGGCCTGCACCGAGGCGCTCATCCGCCGCGCCATCACCGCCAATCCCGCCATCGGCCGCAAGACCTCAACGGTCAATGCGCTGGTCTGCGAGTGCAACGACGGCAGCATCAACGATATCCAGGCGCTGGCGGTGGCGCCCGCCGATGCCGACGCCGCGCTGGATGCGGCGAAGCCCGGTCCGGTGGACCAGGGTGCGGTTGGGGCCGGCTCCGGCATGACCGCCTTCGGCTTCAAGGCCGGCATCGGCACGGCCTCGCGGCTGATGCGCATCGGCAAGCGCGATTTCACGCTCGGCACGCTGGTGCTCGCCAATTTCGGCGCGGCGGGCGATCTCGTCCTGCCGGACGGCCGCCGGCCCGATCCGCGCGCGCCGGTCAATCCGGAACGCGGCTCGGTGATCGTCGTCATGGCGACGGACCTTCCGCTCGGCGATCGCCAGTTGCAGCGCGTCGCGCGGCGGGGCGGGGCGGGGCTTGCCCGGCTCGGCGCGTTCTGGGGGCATGGCAGCGGCGATGTCGTCCTCTGCTTCACCACCGCCGATCCGGTGGAGCACGATCCGGCCAAGGCCTTTTCCACGCAGGAGCGGCTTGCCGACGACCATATCGACATCGCCTTCCGCGCCGCCGCCGAGACGGTGCAGGAGGCCGTGCTGAACGCGCTCTGCATGGCGCCCGCCACGCCCGCCCGCAACGGCCGCCTCTATCCCTCGCTCGCCGACTGGCTCAAGGAGAACCCGCTTTCATGA
- a CDS encoding DUF917 domain-containing protein: protein MKYWTLTEADIDRIAVGCGILGTGGGGSTYHGSLRAKALLREGKRIRMVRPADMAPDAQIIGIGGIGAPTVGIEKIAEGAEGVRLMHALEHHLGRKVDALLGDEVGGGNGIAPMLTAAMVDLPVVDADGMGRAFPEVQMTTFFIHGQPVQPAALADADGNVLIVTEATTPKMLEKLLRASTIAMGCTALMTTAPMSGDFVRRFGVPHTTSQAWSLGNAVLNARAAKEDPVEAILRQSGGIRLMRGKVTDIARRVSAGFNRGTLTVAGLDEDAGRSIAIEIQNEYLIAREGKAIITMVPDLICIVDSETGRAIGTEELRYGLRIDVLSMPAPVLLRSEIALESVGPRAFGYDFDFVPVGISADAPAVPQYEEDA, encoded by the coding sequence ATGAAGTACTGGACGCTCACCGAGGCGGATATCGACCGGATCGCGGTCGGCTGCGGCATTCTCGGCACCGGCGGCGGCGGCAGCACCTATCACGGCTCGCTGCGCGCCAAGGCGCTGCTGCGCGAGGGCAAGCGCATCCGCATGGTGCGCCCGGCCGACATGGCCCCGGACGCGCAGATCATCGGGATCGGCGGAATCGGCGCGCCGACCGTCGGCATCGAGAAGATCGCGGAGGGTGCCGAGGGCGTGCGCCTGATGCACGCGCTGGAGCATCACCTCGGCCGCAAGGTCGACGCGCTGCTCGGTGACGAGGTCGGCGGCGGCAACGGCATCGCGCCGATGCTGACGGCCGCCATGGTCGACCTGCCGGTGGTGGACGCCGACGGCATGGGCCGCGCCTTCCCCGAGGTGCAGATGACGACCTTCTTCATCCACGGCCAGCCGGTGCAGCCGGCGGCGCTCGCCGATGCGGACGGCAACGTGCTGATCGTCACCGAGGCGACCACGCCGAAGATGCTGGAAAAGCTCTTGCGCGCCAGCACCATCGCCATGGGCTGCACGGCGCTAATGACGACCGCGCCGATGTCCGGCGACTTCGTGCGCCGCTTCGGCGTGCCGCACACGACGAGCCAGGCCTGGAGCCTCGGCAATGCGGTGCTGAACGCCCGCGCCGCCAAGGAGGACCCGGTCGAGGCGATCCTCAGGCAGTCCGGCGGCATACGCCTGATGCGCGGCAAGGTCACCGACATCGCCCGCCGCGTCAGCGCCGGCTTCAACCGCGGCACGCTGACCGTCGCGGGGCTCGACGAGGACGCCGGCCGCTCGATCGCCATCGAGATCCAGAACGAATATCTCATCGCCCGCGAAGGCAAGGCGATCATCACCATGGTGCCGGACCTGATCTGCATCGTGGATTCGGAGACCGGCCGCGCCATCGGCACGGAAGAGCTGCGCTACGGCCTGCGCATCGACGTGCTCTCCATGCCCGCGCCGGTGCTGCTGCGCAGCGAGATCGCGCTCGAATCCGTCGGCCCGCGGGCCTTCGGCTATGATTTCGACTTCGTGCCCGTCGGCATATCCGCCGATGCGCCCGCCGTCCCGCAATACGAAGAAGACGCCTGA